A genomic window from Micromonospora ferruginea includes:
- a CDS encoding carbonic anhydrase encodes MPTTPAARSPRAALAELLTGNRRFVSGQPLHGHDVGAAAAVASGDQQPYAVVLGCIDSRVPLEAIFDQTFGSICVIRTGAHVLDRAVCGSIEYVVGQLGVRLVMVLGHERCGAVASTVDALRTGRRPGGALAYVVDRIAPAVLEVGLDDPAAHPLAIRRHVRRTVAALRADDLLAGPVAAGGLAVVGALYDLATGEVTVLAEEETQDRPPG; translated from the coding sequence ATGCCGACCACGCCCGCCGCCCGGAGCCCCCGGGCCGCCCTGGCCGAGCTGCTCACCGGCAACCGTCGCTTCGTCAGCGGCCAGCCGCTGCACGGGCACGACGTCGGCGCCGCCGCGGCGGTGGCCTCCGGCGACCAGCAGCCGTACGCGGTGGTGCTGGGCTGCATCGACTCCCGGGTGCCGCTGGAGGCGATCTTCGACCAGACGTTCGGGTCGATCTGCGTGATCCGTACCGGCGCGCACGTGCTGGACCGCGCGGTATGCGGCTCGATCGAGTACGTGGTGGGGCAGCTCGGCGTACGGCTGGTGATGGTGCTGGGCCACGAGCGCTGCGGCGCGGTCGCCTCGACCGTCGACGCGCTGCGCACCGGGCGGCGGCCCGGCGGGGCGCTGGCCTACGTGGTGGACCGGATCGCGCCGGCGGTGCTCGAGGTCGGGCTGGACGACCCGGCCGCGCATCCGCTGGCGATCCGCCGGCACGTGCGGCGGACCGTGGCCGCGCTGCGCGCCGACGACCTGCTCGCCGGCCCGGTGGCGGCCGGTGGGCTGGCCGTGGTGGGCGCGCTCTACGACCTGGCCACCGGCGAGGTCACGGTGCTGGCGGAGGAGGAGACGCAGGACCGCCCGCCGGGGTGA
- a CDS encoding cation diffusion facilitator family transporter, whose protein sequence is MGAGHDHSGAVANAAHRHRGRLWAAFALLTALMLIEAVAAFTTGSLALLSDAGHMFTDVLGIGMALAAISATRRARTDPQRTFGLYRLEVLAALANAVLLGAVAVYVLIEAVRRFGEPPEVLAGPMLVVAVLGLLANVAAFALLRSGAQESINLRGAYLEVLGDLLGSLGVIGAALVIAVTDWWWADPVVAVAIGLFILPRTWRLGRAAVRILVQAAPEHLQVTAVHDRLTAVPGVAEVHDLHVWTLTSGMDVASAHLTIDPGAEVATVLAAARDALHEDFSIDHATLQIEPGASAGACGPTEW, encoded by the coding sequence GTGGGCGCAGGTCATGACCACAGCGGCGCGGTGGCCAACGCGGCGCACCGCCACCGAGGGCGACTCTGGGCCGCCTTCGCGCTGCTCACCGCGCTGATGCTGATCGAGGCGGTGGCCGCCTTCACGACCGGCTCGCTGGCGCTGCTCTCCGACGCCGGGCACATGTTCACCGACGTGCTCGGCATCGGCATGGCGCTCGCCGCGATCAGCGCCACCCGGCGCGCCCGCACCGACCCGCAGCGCACGTTCGGGCTCTATCGGCTGGAGGTGCTCGCGGCGCTGGCCAACGCGGTGCTGCTCGGCGCCGTCGCGGTCTACGTGCTAATCGAGGCGGTACGCCGGTTCGGCGAGCCGCCGGAGGTGCTCGCCGGCCCGATGCTCGTGGTCGCCGTGCTCGGCCTGCTCGCCAACGTCGCCGCGTTCGCGCTGCTGCGCTCCGGCGCGCAGGAGAGCATCAACCTGCGCGGGGCCTACCTGGAGGTGCTCGGCGACCTGCTCGGCTCGCTCGGCGTGATCGGCGCCGCGCTGGTCATCGCGGTCACCGACTGGTGGTGGGCCGACCCGGTGGTCGCCGTGGCGATCGGCCTGTTCATCCTGCCGCGCACCTGGCGGCTCGGCCGCGCCGCGGTCCGCATCCTGGTGCAGGCCGCGCCGGAGCACCTCCAGGTGACCGCGGTGCACGACCGGCTGACCGCCGTGCCCGGCGTGGCGGAGGTGCACGACCTGCACGTCTGGACGCTCACCTCGGGCATGGACGTCGCCTCGGCGCACCTGACGATCGACCCGGGCGCCGAGGTCGCCACCGTGCTGGCCGCGGCCCGGGACGCCCTGCACGAGGACTTCTCGATCGACCACGCCACGTTGCAGATCGAGCCCGGAGCGTCAGCCGGCGCCTGCGGTCCGACCGAGTGGTAA
- a CDS encoding HelD family protein, with amino-acid sequence MTDQTTLDREIAAEQRHLDRVYARLAELRRSAADAEREGYQLARVGTFGALVERDAMVFHAAQRRHVLDAEHEGLVFGRLDLRTGQVLHVGRLGVRADDAETLVVDWRAPAAAAFYQATPAEPRGVVRRRTIQSAAEKVTRIEDDLLDPEAAPPDMAVVGDGALLATLSRATGRGMRDIVATIQREQDEAIRSPGSGVTIVSGGPGTGKTAVALHRAAYLLYSDRARYAGGGILVVGPSGVFVEYIASVLPSLGEETATLHSLGSLFPGLSATRTDPPEVAAVKGSLRMRRVLERAVRDAVPDSPPELRLLYRGELLRLERPALDAVRDRTLARGARRNEVRRAAFDAVLAALYAQARTLRVGRLPEQPAFEDEIIERPEFREFLKAWWPRLHPRHVLGWLARPERLRRYAGGVLSSAEIRLLADAYRTLDAEGLTVADIALLDELDALLGTPVRRAKPKRDPYQLAGGVRELSTYADRQRAARAAARERPADYRDYAHVVVDESQDVSPMQWRMVGRRGRLASWTVVGDPAQTAWTGDPQELDRARDQALGRRRRHRYELTTNYRNSAEIFAVAAAEIRRLYPDLALPDAVRSTGVPPVQRTVAAAELPSATVEAARTLLAEVEGTVGVITPVPRRDEVAGWLGELGGGRLQVVTSLQAKGMEYDGVVLVAPGEIRADPGSGVRTLYVALSRATQRLTTLDPVG; translated from the coding sequence TTGACCGACCAGACCACGCTGGACCGGGAGATCGCCGCCGAGCAGCGGCACCTCGACCGGGTGTACGCCCGGCTGGCCGAGCTGCGCCGGTCCGCGGCCGACGCCGAGCGGGAGGGCTACCAGCTCGCCCGGGTCGGCACGTTCGGCGCGCTGGTCGAGCGGGACGCGATGGTCTTCCACGCCGCCCAGCGCCGGCACGTGCTGGACGCCGAGCACGAGGGGTTGGTCTTCGGCCGGCTGGACCTGCGGACCGGGCAGGTGCTGCACGTGGGCCGCCTCGGCGTGCGCGCCGACGACGCGGAGACGCTGGTGGTGGACTGGCGGGCGCCGGCCGCCGCCGCGTTCTACCAGGCCACGCCGGCCGAGCCGCGGGGCGTGGTGCGCCGGCGCACGATCCAGTCCGCCGCCGAGAAGGTCACCCGGATCGAGGACGACCTGCTGGACCCGGAGGCCGCCCCGCCGGACATGGCGGTGGTCGGCGACGGCGCGCTGCTGGCCACGCTGTCCCGGGCCACCGGTCGGGGCATGCGCGACATCGTGGCCACCATCCAGCGGGAGCAGGACGAGGCGATCCGCTCCCCCGGCAGCGGCGTCACGATCGTCTCCGGGGGTCCGGGCACCGGCAAGACGGCGGTGGCGCTGCACCGGGCCGCGTACCTGCTCTACTCCGACCGGGCCCGGTACGCCGGCGGCGGCATCCTGGTGGTCGGGCCGTCCGGCGTGTTCGTCGAGTACATCGCGTCGGTGCTGCCGTCGCTCGGCGAGGAGACCGCCACCCTGCACTCGCTCGGTTCGCTCTTCCCGGGCCTGTCCGCGACCCGGACGGACCCGCCGGAGGTGGCGGCGGTGAAGGGTTCGCTGCGGATGCGTCGGGTGCTGGAGCGCGCGGTCCGGGACGCGGTGCCGGACTCCCCGCCGGAGCTGCGCCTGCTCTACCGCGGTGAGCTGCTGCGGCTGGAGCGGCCGGCGCTGGACGCGGTCCGGGACCGGACGCTGGCCCGGGGCGCGCGCCGCAACGAGGTGCGCCGGGCGGCGTTCGACGCGGTGCTCGCCGCGCTCTACGCGCAGGCCCGCACGCTGCGGGTGGGGCGGCTGCCGGAGCAGCCGGCGTTCGAGGACGAGATCATCGAGCGGCCGGAGTTCCGCGAGTTCCTCAAGGCGTGGTGGCCCCGGCTGCACCCGCGCCACGTGCTGGGTTGGCTGGCCCGGCCGGAGCGGCTGCGCCGGTACGCCGGCGGGGTGCTCTCCTCGGCGGAGATCCGGTTGCTCGCCGACGCGTACCGGACGCTTGACGCCGAGGGGCTGACGGTGGCCGACATCGCGCTGCTGGACGAGCTGGACGCGCTGCTCGGCACGCCGGTGCGCCGGGCGAAGCCGAAGCGGGACCCGTACCAGTTGGCCGGCGGCGTGCGCGAGCTGAGCACGTACGCCGATCGGCAGCGCGCCGCGCGGGCGGCGGCCCGGGAGCGTCCGGCGGACTACCGCGACTACGCGCACGTGGTGGTGGACGAGTCGCAGGACGTCTCGCCGATGCAGTGGCGGATGGTGGGGCGGCGCGGGCGGCTGGCGTCCTGGACGGTGGTCGGCGACCCGGCGCAGACCGCCTGGACGGGCGACCCGCAGGAGCTGGACCGGGCCCGGGACCAGGCGTTGGGCCGGCGTCGCCGGCACCGCTACGAGCTGACCACCAACTACCGCAACTCGGCGGAGATCTTCGCGGTGGCAGCGGCGGAGATCCGCCGGCTGTACCCGGACCTGGCGTTGCCGGACGCGGTGCGCTCCACCGGCGTGCCGCCGGTCCAGCGCACGGTGGCCGCCGCCGAGCTGCCGTCGGCCACGGTCGAGGCGGCCCGGACGCTGCTGGCCGAGGTGGAGGGCACGGTCGGGGTGATCACACCGGTGCCGCGCCGGGACGAGGTGGCCGGCTGGCTGGGCGAGCTGGGCGGCGGCCGGCTCCAGGTGGTGACCAGCCTGCAGGCCAAGGGCATGGAGTACGACGGTGTGGTGCTGGTCGCGCCGGGCGAGATCCGGGCCGACCCGGGCTCCGGGGTGCGGACGCTCTACGTGGCGCTGTCCCGGGCCACCCAGCGCCTGACCACGCTCGATCCGGTGGGGTGA
- a CDS encoding DUF3145 domain-containing protein translates to MPTRGVVYVHSTPLAVCSHVEWAIARVLAAPVNLHWTAQPVDHGARRAECGWTGSPGTGAELAAALRQWPMIRFEVTEEPSPGVDGERFMYVPGRGLFRATVGAAGDIQLGEDRLRSLMAAARAPEALAHALDKALGTAWDAELEPYRYAGDGAPVTLLTRVG, encoded by the coding sequence GTGCCAACGCGTGGCGTCGTATACGTCCACTCGACCCCGCTCGCCGTGTGCTCGCACGTCGAGTGGGCGATCGCGCGCGTCCTCGCCGCGCCGGTCAACCTGCACTGGACGGCGCAGCCCGTCGACCACGGCGCCCGCCGCGCCGAGTGCGGCTGGACCGGCAGCCCGGGGACGGGCGCCGAGCTGGCTGCTGCCCTCCGGCAGTGGCCCATGATCCGTTTCGAGGTGACCGAGGAACCCAGTCCCGGCGTCGACGGCGAGCGCTTCATGTACGTCCCGGGACGAGGGCTGTTCCGGGCCACCGTCGGCGCGGCCGGCGACATCCAGCTCGGCGAGGACCGGCTGCGCAGCCTGATGGCCGCCGCGCGCGCCCCGGAGGCGCTGGCGCACGCGCTGGACAAGGCGCTCGGCACCGCCTGGGACGCCGAGTTGGAGCCCTACCGGTACGCCGGCGACGGCGCCCCGGTGACGCTGCTCACCCGGGTGGGGTGA
- a CDS encoding alpha/beta fold hydrolase, with the protein MELRLPDDVRLHVTVTGPVDAEVTVLLLHGWTLDGRSWHRQLADLRERFGDRVRVVAYDARGHGRSSCLALPDATLAQLGDDLAAVVDEFAPSGPVVLVGHSMGGMTVMEYAHRHPDRFAARTAGLVFVSTTAEGHTHTAYGLSPRITRLIRLAETTGAGVLARCGGWRPPHALLRALRPSIRWMLFGDRCDPADIRLVTSAVARATLRSIGGFRASIGAQHRLETLAALGGLPAAALVGDRDRLTPPPCAESIAAALPTAELTVCPGAGHMLMMERPDVVNAAVAGVVSRVLTGGRTAGKRVGTAG; encoded by the coding sequence ATGGAACTGCGGCTTCCCGACGACGTGCGCCTGCACGTCACGGTGACCGGTCCGGTCGACGCCGAGGTCACCGTGCTCCTGCTGCACGGGTGGACGCTGGACGGCCGCAGTTGGCACCGGCAGCTCGCCGACCTGCGGGAGCGTTTCGGCGACCGGGTGCGGGTGGTCGCCTACGACGCGCGCGGGCACGGCCGGTCGAGCTGCCTGGCCCTGCCCGATGCCACGCTGGCCCAGCTCGGCGACGACCTGGCCGCGGTGGTCGACGAGTTCGCCCCGTCCGGCCCGGTCGTGCTGGTCGGGCACTCGATGGGCGGGATGACCGTGATGGAGTACGCGCACCGCCACCCGGACCGGTTCGCCGCCCGCACCGCCGGCCTGGTCTTCGTCTCGACCACCGCGGAGGGGCACACGCACACCGCCTACGGGCTCTCGCCGCGGATCACCCGGTTGATCCGGCTGGCCGAGACCACCGGGGCCGGGGTGCTGGCCCGCTGCGGGGGCTGGCGGCCGCCGCACGCGCTGCTGCGCGCGTTGCGTCCCAGCATCCGGTGGATGCTCTTCGGCGACCGCTGCGACCCGGCGGACATCCGGCTGGTCACCTCCGCGGTGGCGCGCGCCACACTCCGCTCGATCGGCGGGTTCCGCGCCTCGATCGGCGCCCAGCACCGGCTGGAGACGCTGGCCGCGCTCGGTGGGCTGCCGGCCGCCGCGCTGGTCGGCGACCGGGACCGGCTGACGCCGCCGCCGTGCGCCGAGTCGATCGCGGCGGCGCTGCCGACGGCCGAGCTGACGGTCTGCCCCGGTGCCGGGCACATGCTGATGATGGAACGCCCGGACGTGGTGAACGCCGCCGTCGCGGGCGTGGTGAGCCGGGTGCTGACCGGCGGACGGACGGCCGGGAAACGGGTGGGAACAGCCGGATAA